A part of Micromonospora chersina genomic DNA contains:
- a CDS encoding Gfo/Idh/MocA family protein: protein MERTSIGIILNGVTGRMGYRQHLVRSLLAIREQGGLPARDGSRIWPELTLVGRNEAKLAEIAARHGLTSYTTDLDAALADDSHQIYFDAQVTAQREKAIRAAIEAGKHIYTEKPLAEGLTGSLELARLAAARGVKNGVVQDKLFLPGLRKLKRLVDSGFFGRILSVRGEFGYWVFEGDWQDAQRPSWNYRAEDGGGITVDMFPHWHYVLEQIFAPVTAVTAHIATHIPERVDETGQTYRATADDAAYGIFELAGGITAQINSSWAVRVYRDELVEFQVDGTHGSAVAGLRECRIQHRGATPMPVWNPDLPVTEPFRAQWQTVPDNEDFDNGFKVQWEAFLRHVVDGEAFPWDFLAGVRGVQLAEAGLRSAREGRRIEIEEIRL from the coding sequence GTGGAGCGCACGTCTATCGGGATCATCCTCAACGGGGTGACCGGACGGATGGGGTACCGGCAGCACCTGGTCCGTTCCCTGCTCGCCATCCGCGAGCAGGGCGGCCTGCCGGCCCGCGACGGCAGCCGGATCTGGCCGGAGCTGACCCTGGTCGGCCGCAACGAGGCCAAGCTCGCCGAGATCGCCGCCCGGCACGGGCTGACGTCGTACACGACCGACCTGGACGCCGCGCTCGCCGACGACTCCCACCAGATCTACTTCGACGCGCAGGTGACCGCGCAGCGGGAGAAGGCCATCCGGGCGGCCATCGAGGCCGGCAAGCACATCTACACGGAGAAGCCGCTCGCCGAGGGGCTGACCGGCTCGCTGGAGCTGGCCCGGCTCGCCGCCGCGCGGGGCGTCAAGAACGGCGTCGTGCAGGACAAGCTGTTCCTGCCCGGCCTGCGCAAGCTCAAGCGGCTGGTCGACAGCGGTTTCTTCGGCCGGATCCTGTCGGTGCGCGGCGAGTTCGGCTACTGGGTGTTCGAGGGTGACTGGCAGGACGCCCAGCGGCCGAGCTGGAACTACCGCGCCGAGGACGGCGGCGGCATCACCGTGGACATGTTTCCGCACTGGCACTACGTGCTGGAGCAGATCTTCGCCCCGGTGACCGCGGTGACCGCGCACATCGCCACGCACATCCCCGAGCGGGTGGACGAGACCGGCCAGACCTACCGGGCCACCGCCGACGACGCCGCGTACGGCATCTTCGAGCTGGCCGGCGGCATCACCGCGCAGATCAACTCCTCCTGGGCCGTCCGGGTGTACCGGGACGAGCTGGTGGAGTTCCAGGTCGACGGCACGCACGGCAGCGCCGTTGCCGGGCTGCGCGAGTGCCGCATCCAGCACCGCGGCGCCACCCCCATGCCGGTGTGGAACCCGGATCTGCCGGTCACCGAGCCCTTCCGCGCGCAGTGGCAGACCGTCCCCGACAACGAGGACTTCGACAACGGGTTCAAGGTGCAGTGGGAGGCGTTCCTGCGGCACGTCGTCGACGGGGAGGCGTTCCCGTGGGACTTCCTGGCCGGCGTCCGGGGCGTCCAGCTCGCCGAGGCGGGGCTCCGCTCGGCCCGGGAGGGGCGGCGGATCGAGATCGAGGAGATCCGGCTGTGA
- a CDS encoding ABC transporter permease — MAAQSTIEQPERTAPAGATASAARRPAAAGAGLLRFARNTWRPAAVLAAILVVWWLVTAADLVKPYLVPSPGTTLDVVLAQPGYFAHHTWITTYETVLGFVIAIVVGVLSAVVMVYSPTVEKSLYPLLLFAQVIPKIAIAPLFIVWLGFGLSPKVVVAVLMAFFPIVISTVTGMKSIDPEMLQLSATMGAGPAQTFRKIRFPAALPHLFAGLKVAATMAVTGAVVGEFVGANEGLGYVILQANGNLDTPTLFAGLIIMSLLGVLLFVVVELLEYLVLPWHASRRTDAATTTL; from the coding sequence ATGGCCGCGCAGAGCACCATCGAGCAACCGGAGCGCACCGCTCCCGCCGGCGCCACCGCGTCGGCCGCCCGCCGCCCGGCCGCAGCGGGGGCCGGCCTGCTGCGGTTCGCCCGCAACACCTGGCGTCCCGCCGCGGTCCTCGCGGCCATCCTCGTCGTCTGGTGGCTCGTCACCGCCGCCGACCTGGTGAAGCCCTACCTGGTTCCCTCGCCCGGCACGACGCTGGACGTCGTCCTCGCCCAGCCGGGCTACTTCGCCCACCACACCTGGATCACCACCTACGAGACGGTGCTGGGCTTCGTCATCGCCATCGTGGTCGGCGTGCTCTCCGCCGTGGTGATGGTCTACTCCCCCACCGTCGAGAAGAGCCTCTACCCGCTGTTGCTGTTCGCCCAGGTCATCCCGAAGATCGCGATCGCGCCGCTGTTCATCGTGTGGCTCGGCTTCGGGCTGTCACCCAAGGTCGTCGTCGCGGTCCTGATGGCCTTCTTCCCGATCGTCATCTCCACGGTCACCGGCATGAAGTCGATCGACCCGGAGATGCTGCAACTGTCGGCGACCATGGGCGCGGGCCCGGCACAGACCTTCCGCAAGATCCGGTTCCCCGCCGCCCTGCCGCACCTGTTCGCCGGCCTCAAGGTGGCCGCCACCATGGCCGTCACGGGCGCCGTCGTCGGTGAGTTCGTCGGCGCCAACGAGGGCCTCGGCTACGTGATCCTGCAGGCCAACGGCAACCTCGACACCCCGACCCTGTTCGCCGGGCTGATCATCATGTCCCTGCTCGGCGTGCTCCTCTTCGTCGTCGTCGAACTGCTGGAGTACCTGGTCCTGCCCTGGCACGCCAGCCGCCGCACCGACGCCGCCACCACAACGCTGTGA
- a CDS encoding SDR family NAD(P)-dependent oxidoreductase, with protein MSASFRQETGDRPLTGEGGPVRVLVTGGTSGLGLAMATALAEAGAAVALTGRSGPRAQAVAADLPQAIGVELDVRDESSVTRAVDEAWSRLGGIDMLVNNAGIGMRTVNPRFMTDPRGFWEVPVDGFRAVVETNLTGYFLVAKEVTPRMLAAGGGRIVNIAVSTSTMHRAGFVPYGPSRAGSEALSHIMAADLRDTGVTVNLLLPGGATVTGMLPLDAVPEGHAFLDPAVMGPPVVWLASDDASGVHDERIVATDFAHWLQDRTTERRS; from the coding sequence ATGAGTGCTTCGTTCCGTCAGGAGACCGGCGACCGTCCGCTCACCGGCGAGGGTGGTCCCGTGCGGGTGCTGGTGACCGGCGGGACGAGCGGACTGGGACTCGCCATGGCCACCGCGCTGGCCGAGGCGGGAGCCGCCGTGGCGCTGACCGGTCGGTCCGGTCCCCGCGCACAGGCCGTCGCGGCCGACCTGCCGCAGGCGATCGGCGTCGAGTTGGACGTACGGGACGAGTCGTCGGTGACCAGGGCCGTTGACGAGGCGTGGTCACGGCTGGGCGGCATCGACATGCTGGTGAACAACGCCGGGATCGGCATGCGCACCGTCAACCCCCGCTTCATGACCGACCCACGCGGCTTCTGGGAGGTGCCGGTCGACGGCTTCCGGGCCGTGGTGGAGACCAACCTGACCGGCTACTTCCTGGTGGCAAAGGAGGTCACGCCGCGGATGCTTGCCGCCGGCGGGGGACGCATCGTGAACATCGCCGTGAGCACGTCGACAATGCACCGCGCCGGCTTCGTGCCCTACGGGCCGTCACGCGCCGGGAGCGAGGCGCTGTCCCACATCATGGCCGCCGACCTGCGGGACACGGGCGTCACCGTCAACCTCCTGCTGCCCGGGGGCGCCACCGTCACCGGGATGCTGCCCCTCGACGCCGTGCCCGAGGGACATGCGTTCCTGGACCCCGCCGTGATGGGCCCGCCCGTGGTCTGGCTGGCGTCCGACGACGCGTCCGGCGTGCATGACGAGCGCATCGTCGCCACCGACTTCGCGCACTGGTTGCAGGACCGGACGACGGAGCGGCGGTCCTGA
- a CDS encoding ABC transporter substrate-binding protein, with amino-acid sequence MKLRTLAAALVPALLLATTACGSSSGEQEKNAQGLDKVTLTLNWYPYGEHAPFYYGKKKDIFAKHGIDLTIQAGQGSQKTIQATAAGQTDFGWADTPALLSAVGQGMDVKSVGVFLQTTPSSVQFFSEKNINSPADLKGKTIASTAGDALSKTFPAFLKANGLAATDVTLQNTDPAGKMAAVMSGKTDALLGFATDQGPTMQEKAGKQVSYLKFAEHGLTFFSNGLLASGDTIKNKQDLVKRMVAASSEAWAAAEKDAAGAVAAMQGASQQLPSEKVLTDQFNATLQLLHTDATKGQAPGVNDESDWQKTITVFADAGVITKAESPSKYWDASFSPKG; translated from the coding sequence ATGAAGTTGCGTACTCTCGCCGCCGCGCTCGTGCCGGCACTCCTTCTGGCCACCACCGCCTGCGGCTCGTCCTCCGGCGAGCAGGAGAAGAACGCCCAGGGCCTGGACAAGGTCACCCTCACCCTCAACTGGTACCCGTACGGCGAGCACGCGCCGTTCTACTACGGCAAGAAGAAGGACATCTTCGCCAAGCACGGCATCGACCTGACCATCCAGGCCGGCCAGGGCTCGCAGAAGACGATCCAGGCCACCGCCGCCGGGCAGACCGACTTCGGCTGGGCCGACACCCCGGCGCTGCTCTCGGCCGTGGGCCAGGGGATGGACGTCAAGAGCGTCGGCGTCTTCCTCCAGACCACCCCGTCGTCGGTGCAGTTCTTCAGCGAGAAGAACATCAACTCCCCCGCCGACCTGAAGGGCAAGACCATCGCCTCCACGGCCGGTGACGCCCTGAGCAAGACCTTCCCGGCGTTCCTCAAGGCCAACGGTCTGGCCGCCACCGATGTGACCCTCCAGAACACCGACCCGGCCGGCAAGATGGCCGCCGTCATGTCGGGCAAGACCGACGCGCTGCTCGGCTTCGCCACCGACCAGGGCCCGACCATGCAGGAGAAGGCCGGCAAGCAGGTCTCCTACCTGAAGTTCGCCGAGCACGGCCTGACCTTCTTCAGCAACGGCCTGCTCGCCTCCGGCGACACCATCAAGAACAAGCAGGACCTGGTCAAGCGGATGGTCGCGGCCAGCAGCGAGGCCTGGGCCGCCGCCGAGAAGGACGCCGCCGGCGCCGTGGCGGCCATGCAGGGCGCATCCCAGCAGCTGCCGTCGGAGAAGGTGCTGACCGACCAGTTCAACGCCACGCTCCAGCTCCTGCACACCGACGCCACCAAGGGGCAGGCCCCGGGCGTCAACGACGAGTCCGACTGGCAGAAGACCATCACCGTCTTCGCCGACGCCGGCGTGATCACCAAGGCGGAGTCGCCCTCGAAGTACTGGGACGCGAGCTTCTCCCCGAAGGGATGA
- a CDS encoding sugar phosphate isomerase/epimerase family protein: protein MSTDPRLAKLSLNQRTTESWSVREAVEGCVRAGIPAIGLWREPVAEIGVAAAAKLVADAGLRVSSLCRGGFLTAGGDAGRAALEDNRRAIDEAAGLGTDCLVLVVGGLPPGSRDLVGARQRVADALAELAPYAGERGVRLALEPLHPMYCADRAVLSTLGQALDLAEPFPVAQVGVVVDTFHIWWDPEVWRQIARAGDRIASFQVCDFLTPLPADVLLGRGMMGDGHIDFPPFRRAVEEAGYTGDTEVEIFNAEVWATDPDEVLATMKDRYLQLVLAD, encoded by the coding sequence ATGAGCACCGATCCCCGCCTGGCCAAATTGTCGCTGAACCAGCGCACCACCGAGTCCTGGTCGGTGCGGGAGGCCGTGGAGGGCTGCGTCCGCGCCGGAATACCGGCCATCGGCCTGTGGCGCGAGCCGGTGGCCGAGATCGGGGTGGCCGCCGCCGCGAAGCTCGTCGCCGACGCGGGACTGCGGGTGTCGTCGCTGTGCCGGGGCGGCTTCCTCACCGCCGGCGGTGACGCCGGGCGGGCCGCGCTGGAGGACAACCGGCGCGCCATCGACGAGGCCGCCGGCCTGGGCACGGACTGCCTGGTCCTGGTCGTCGGTGGCCTGCCGCCCGGCTCCCGCGACCTGGTCGGCGCCCGGCAGCGGGTGGCCGACGCCCTCGCCGAACTGGCGCCGTACGCGGGCGAGCGGGGCGTCCGGCTGGCCCTGGAGCCGCTGCACCCCATGTACTGCGCGGACCGGGCGGTGCTGTCGACCCTGGGGCAGGCGCTCGACCTGGCCGAACCGTTCCCGGTCGCGCAGGTGGGGGTCGTCGTCGACACCTTCCACATCTGGTGGGACCCGGAGGTGTGGCGGCAGATCGCCCGGGCCGGCGACCGCATCGCCAGCTTCCAGGTCTGCGACTTCCTCACCCCGCTCCCGGCCGACGTGCTCCTCGGCCGGGGCATGATGGGCGACGGGCACATCGACTTCCCGCCGTTCCGGCGGGCGGTCGAGGAGGCCGGCTACACCGGCGACACCGAGGTGGAGATCTTCAACGCCGAGGTGTGGGCGACCGACCCCGACGAGGTCCTCGCCACGATGAAGGACCGGTACCTCCAGCTCGTGCTCGCCGACTGA
- a CDS encoding SRPBCC family protein, with amino-acid sequence MDRITEAVIEADPTLPVIRTSRDFAATPEQLFRAHTDPELFARWVGPDTTATRIEHWDASTGGSWRYASTHDGTEYRFRGCFHDVRPDRIVQTFTFEGDPDGVALETLWFEDLGDGRTRLRTQSLVDSFESRDAWLRSGMEVGVNDGYAKLERMIIDGAV; translated from the coding sequence ATGGACAGGATCACGGAGGCCGTGATCGAAGCCGATCCGACGCTGCCGGTCATCCGGACGAGTCGTGACTTCGCGGCAACGCCCGAGCAACTGTTCCGCGCCCACACCGATCCCGAGTTGTTCGCCCGGTGGGTGGGTCCCGACACCACGGCCACCCGCATCGAGCACTGGGACGCGTCCACCGGCGGCAGCTGGCGCTACGCCTCGACGCACGACGGCACGGAGTACCGGTTCCGCGGCTGCTTCCACGACGTACGGCCGGACCGCATCGTGCAGACCTTCACGTTCGAGGGCGACCCCGACGGAGTCGCGCTGGAGACGCTGTGGTTCGAGGACCTGGGCGACGGCCGTACCCGGCTGCGGACACAGTCCCTGGTCGACAGCTTCGAAAGCCGCGACGCGTGGCTGCGCAGCGGCATGGAGGTCGGCGTCAACGACGGCTACGCGAAGCTGGAGAGGATGATCATCGATGGTGCTGTCTGA
- a CDS encoding dihydrodipicolinate synthase family protein — MTARITLPRPDGGAEELTLREPAGWQRPATAPASRIAYAAAHVVADPHADNAPGRPARLDWDATLSVRRNLWSWGLGVAEAMDTAQRGMGLDWAATRELIRRSAAEAAACGGRIVAGAATDQLTGVPDTLDEVVGAYVEQVAFVQECGATAVVMASRQLAALATGPDDYLRVYEQVLRETSTPVVLHWLGDMFDPALAGYWGSSDLDEATKTFVALIQAHADVIDGVKVSLLDAEREVRLRELLPPTVKVYTGDDYHYPELIAGDGRRFSHALLGAFAAVAPAASAALQRLDAGDTAGFRAILDPTVPLSRHVFAPPTQYYKTGIAFLSWLNGFQPGFTMVGGLHSGRSVPHLVQVFRLADAAGLLLDPDLAVARMRRYLSVAGVTA, encoded by the coding sequence GTGACCGCCCGGATCACCCTGCCCCGCCCGGACGGCGGCGCGGAGGAGCTGACCCTGCGCGAGCCGGCCGGCTGGCAGCGGCCGGCCACCGCGCCGGCCAGCCGGATCGCGTACGCGGCGGCGCACGTGGTCGCCGACCCGCACGCCGACAACGCTCCCGGCCGGCCCGCGCGGCTGGACTGGGACGCGACGCTGAGCGTGCGGCGCAACCTGTGGTCCTGGGGGCTGGGCGTGGCCGAGGCCATGGACACCGCCCAGCGCGGGATGGGGCTGGACTGGGCGGCCACCCGGGAGCTGATCCGGCGCAGCGCCGCCGAGGCCGCCGCCTGCGGCGGGCGCATCGTGGCCGGGGCGGCCACCGACCAGCTCACCGGCGTGCCGGACACCCTGGACGAGGTCGTCGGCGCGTACGTCGAGCAGGTCGCGTTCGTGCAGGAGTGCGGCGCGACCGCCGTGGTGATGGCCAGCCGGCAGCTCGCCGCCCTGGCGACCGGCCCGGACGACTACCTGCGCGTCTACGAGCAGGTGCTGCGGGAGACGTCCACGCCGGTCGTGCTGCACTGGCTCGGCGACATGTTCGACCCGGCCCTCGCGGGCTACTGGGGGTCGAGCGACCTCGACGAGGCCACCAAGACGTTCGTCGCCCTCATCCAGGCCCACGCCGACGTCATCGACGGGGTGAAGGTGTCGCTGCTGGACGCCGAGCGGGAGGTGCGGCTGCGCGAGCTGCTGCCGCCCACCGTCAAGGTCTACACGGGCGACGACTACCACTACCCGGAGCTGATCGCCGGCGACGGCCGGCGGTTCAGCCACGCGCTGCTCGGCGCGTTCGCGGCCGTCGCCCCGGCCGCGTCCGCGGCGTTGCAACGCCTCGACGCCGGCGACACGGCGGGCTTCCGGGCGATCCTGGACCCGACCGTGCCGCTGTCCCGGCACGTCTTCGCCCCGCCGACGCAGTACTACAAGACCGGCATCGCGTTCCTGTCCTGGCTCAACGGCTTCCAGCCCGGCTTCACCATGGTGGGTGGGCTGCACAGCGGGCGCAGCGTGCCGCACCTCGTCCAGGTGTTCCGGCTGGCCGACGCCGCCGGGCTGCTGCTCGACCCGGACCTGGCGGTCGCCCGGATGCGCCGCTACCTGTCCGTGGCCGGGGTGACCGCGTGA
- a CDS encoding LacI family DNA-binding transcriptional regulator, with translation MARAADVSLATASRALNGMRVTPQLRDRVLAAAEKLAYTPNAHARALAGASHRTVGVICHDVTDPYFAAIAGGVMRVAGDNDLLVMLASTFRDPEREIAYVSMLRAERAPAILLIGSGFEDARWERALEAELKPYLDGGGRVAVVSRHRSLKVDSVLPENRAGAAAMARALLDLGHRRFAVLSGPRALTTVADRLGGFREELAKAGVALDPADVVEGPFTRDGGYGAMSELLDRRSAATCVFALTDVMAIGACAALRDRGLSVPGDISVAGFDDIPIVRDLTPALTTVALPLQRLGEKAMELALTENNGRRRRLLRMGGEVVLRGSTAKVGS, from the coding sequence GTGGCCAGAGCCGCCGACGTCTCGCTGGCCACGGCCTCCCGGGCGCTCAACGGCATGCGCGTCACCCCGCAGCTACGGGACCGGGTCCTCGCCGCCGCCGAGAAGCTGGCCTACACCCCCAACGCGCACGCCCGGGCCCTGGCCGGCGCCTCGCACCGCACCGTCGGGGTCATCTGCCACGACGTCACCGACCCCTACTTCGCCGCCATCGCCGGCGGCGTCATGCGGGTGGCCGGGGACAACGACCTGCTCGTCATGCTGGCCAGCACCTTCCGCGACCCCGAACGGGAGATCGCGTACGTGTCGATGCTGCGCGCCGAGCGGGCCCCGGCCATCCTGCTGATCGGCTCCGGTTTCGAGGACGCCCGCTGGGAGCGGGCCCTGGAGGCGGAGCTGAAGCCCTACCTGGACGGTGGCGGCCGGGTCGCGGTGGTCAGCCGGCACCGCAGCCTGAAGGTCGACAGCGTGCTGCCGGAGAACCGCGCCGGCGCCGCGGCCATGGCCCGCGCCCTGCTCGACCTCGGCCACCGCCGGTTCGCCGTGCTCTCCGGGCCGCGGGCCCTCACCACCGTCGCCGACCGGCTCGGCGGCTTCCGCGAGGAGCTGGCCAAGGCCGGCGTGGCGCTCGACCCGGCTGACGTCGTCGAAGGCCCCTTCACCCGCGACGGCGGCTACGGCGCGATGTCCGAGCTGCTGGACCGCCGGTCCGCCGCCACGTGCGTGTTCGCGCTGACCGACGTGATGGCCATCGGCGCCTGCGCGGCGCTACGCGACCGGGGCCTCTCCGTCCCCGGCGACATCTCCGTCGCCGGCTTCGACGACATCCCGATCGTCCGCGACCTCACCCCGGCGCTGACCACGGTGGCGCTGCCCCTGCAACGCCTCGGGGAGAAGGCGATGGAGCTGGCGCTGACCGAGAACAACGGACGACGGCGCCGGCTCCTGCGGATGGGCGGCGAAGTCGTCCTGCGCGGCAGCACCGCCAAGGTGGGCTCGTGA
- a CDS encoding ArsR/SmtB family transcription factor, giving the protein MTTDALSRAFAALADPTRRDMVARLSEADATVSQLAEPYRMTLQAVYKHLRVLEDAGLVSRPSGPQPRPVRLEAQALDLMDTWIERHRRRVEQRYRRLDAVLTEMRGDAHGQDHGGRDRSRSDAAGHPDES; this is encoded by the coding sequence ATGACCACGGATGCGCTGTCCCGGGCCTTCGCCGCCCTCGCGGACCCGACCCGACGCGACATGGTGGCCCGGCTCTCCGAGGCCGACGCGACCGTGAGCCAGTTGGCCGAGCCGTACCGGATGACGCTGCAGGCGGTCTACAAGCACCTGCGGGTGCTCGAGGACGCCGGGCTGGTCAGCCGGCCGAGCGGGCCGCAGCCCCGGCCGGTGCGCCTGGAGGCCCAGGCCCTCGACCTGATGGACACCTGGATCGAGCGCCACCGGCGCCGCGTCGAGCAGCGCTATCGCCGCCTCGACGCCGTTCTGACGGAGATGAGAGGAGACGCGCATGGACAGGATCACGGAGGCCGTGATCGAAGCCGATCCGACGCTGCCGGTCATCCGGACGAGTCGTGA
- a CDS encoding TIGR03086 family metal-binding protein: MVLSDSPAERHRQVAGLFTDRVRGTRSWDAPAPVAGWTARDVVRHLTEWFPGFLASGAGIDLPKGPSVDEDPVAAWQIHADAVQAVLDDPETAHRHLTNPHLGSLPLAAAIDRFYTSDVFMHTWDLSRATGQDDTLDPEFCAELVGGMEQMEEVIRSSGQYGPRVAVPEDADAQTRLLGFIGRDPFWSRP; this comes from the coding sequence ATGGTGCTGTCTGACTCGCCGGCCGAGCGGCACCGCCAGGTCGCCGGGCTGTTCACCGACCGGGTCCGCGGCACCCGGTCGTGGGACGCGCCCGCCCCGGTCGCCGGCTGGACCGCCCGCGACGTCGTGCGTCACCTGACCGAATGGTTCCCCGGCTTCCTCGCCTCCGGCGCCGGCATCGACCTGCCGAAGGGCCCGTCGGTGGACGAGGACCCGGTCGCCGCGTGGCAGATCCACGCCGATGCCGTGCAGGCAGTGCTGGACGACCCGGAGACGGCGCACCGCCACCTCACCAACCCGCACCTCGGCAGCCTGCCGCTGGCCGCCGCGATCGACCGGTTCTACACCAGCGACGTGTTCATGCACACCTGGGACCTCTCCAGGGCCACCGGCCAGGACGACACACTGGACCCGGAGTTCTGCGCGGAACTCGTCGGTGGGATGGAGCAGATGGAAGAGGTCATCCGCTCCTCCGGCCAGTACGGCCCGCGGGTGGCGGTCCCGGAGGACGCGGACGCGCAGACCAGACTGCTGGGCTTCATCGGCCGGGACCCGTTCTGGTCGAGGCCCTGA
- a CDS encoding ABC transporter ATP-binding protein: MTVGNTTTQRSADATATGAAVDIEQVAVRFRTKKKDVTALRDVSVRIEPGEFVAIVGASGCGKSTLLKLVSGLLRPSSGQVRLHGEDVRGPRRDIGYVFQRAALLEWRTARRNILLQAEMRGMPKAQARQRVDELIAMTGLTGFEDAYPNELSGGMQQRVALCRALLHRPPVLLMDEPFGALDALTREQMNVELRRIWRETGTTVLLVTHSIAEAVYLANRVIVMTPRPGTVAEVIDVDLPVERDYGPTMSAPEFARATGRIRDLLGATTTAE, translated from the coding sequence ATGACGGTCGGCAACACCACCACGCAGCGCTCCGCGGACGCCACGGCGACCGGTGCCGCGGTCGACATCGAGCAGGTCGCGGTCCGGTTCCGCACCAAGAAGAAGGACGTCACGGCGCTGCGCGACGTCTCGGTGCGGATCGAGCCGGGCGAGTTCGTGGCCATCGTCGGCGCCTCCGGCTGCGGCAAGTCCACGCTGCTCAAGCTGGTGTCCGGCCTGCTGCGGCCGTCGTCGGGCCAGGTCCGCCTGCACGGCGAGGACGTGCGGGGGCCGCGGCGCGACATCGGGTACGTCTTCCAGCGCGCCGCCCTGCTGGAGTGGCGCACGGCCCGGCGCAACATCCTGCTCCAGGCCGAGATGCGGGGCATGCCGAAGGCGCAGGCGCGCCAGCGCGTCGACGAGCTGATCGCCATGACCGGGCTGACCGGCTTCGAGGACGCGTACCCGAACGAGCTCTCCGGTGGCATGCAGCAGCGCGTGGCCCTGTGCCGCGCGCTGCTGCACCGCCCCCCGGTGCTGCTCATGGACGAGCCGTTCGGGGCGCTCGACGCCCTCACCCGCGAGCAGATGAACGTCGAGCTGCGGCGGATCTGGCGGGAGACCGGCACCACCGTCCTGCTGGTCACCCACTCCATCGCCGAGGCGGTCTACCTGGCCAACCGGGTGATCGTCATGACCCCTCGACCCGGCACCGTCGCCGAGGTCATCGATGTCGACCTTCCCGTCGAACGGGACTACGGCCCGACCATGTCGGCGCCGGAGTTCGCCCGTGCCACGGGACGCATCCGGGACCTGCTGGGTGCGACGACGACCGCCGAATAA
- a CDS encoding mandelate racemase/muconate lactonizing enzyme family protein, whose product MNALAGLTIDAVETYAVALPTIRSFGVSGGSVAVAGTPSIRVLVKVTAGGVTGWGEATPIPAWTYETAESIVTTVDRYLAPAILGRPAWDLDGVTAAFDRAINRGFTIGAPLAKCAVDVALHDLLGRALGVSVGVLWGQRRRETIQLGWIVSGQTAAEVADAVAEGRSLGYAAFKVKVGLHSEAEDAAVVRAVREAAPDAALWVDANQAYTVDGALRMARRLADLDVTAFEQPLPANDVAGQRRLRETSPIPVALDESLRHPSDLATFVKLNAVDVAIAKVQRSGGLTLSRRLCALAEDAGVRLMGSGLTDSDLGLAASLHLFAAYGIDTPVDLNGRQFLTSSYATGATVEVKDGTARVPTGPGLGVEVDESVVRELAVDVLAR is encoded by the coding sequence GTGAACGCGCTCGCCGGCCTGACGATCGACGCGGTCGAGACGTACGCCGTCGCGCTGCCCACCATCCGCTCGTTCGGCGTCTCCGGCGGCTCGGTCGCCGTCGCCGGCACGCCCAGCATCCGGGTGCTCGTCAAGGTCACCGCCGGCGGCGTCACCGGCTGGGGCGAGGCCACCCCGATCCCGGCGTGGACCTACGAGACGGCCGAATCCATCGTCACCACCGTCGACCGCTACCTCGCCCCGGCGATCCTCGGCCGCCCGGCCTGGGACCTCGACGGGGTGACCGCCGCGTTCGACCGCGCCATCAACCGGGGCTTCACCATCGGCGCCCCGCTCGCGAAGTGCGCGGTCGACGTCGCCCTGCACGACCTGCTCGGCCGCGCGCTGGGCGTGTCCGTCGGCGTGCTGTGGGGCCAGCGTCGCCGGGAGACCATCCAGCTCGGCTGGATCGTCTCCGGGCAGACCGCCGCGGAGGTGGCCGACGCGGTGGCCGAGGGCAGGAGCCTCGGGTACGCGGCGTTCAAGGTGAAGGTCGGCCTGCACAGCGAGGCCGAGGACGCCGCCGTGGTGCGGGCGGTCCGCGAGGCCGCGCCCGACGCCGCGCTGTGGGTGGACGCCAACCAGGCGTACACCGTCGACGGCGCGCTGCGGATGGCCCGCCGGCTCGCCGACCTCGACGTCACCGCGTTCGAGCAGCCGCTGCCGGCCAACGACGTCGCCGGGCAGCGCCGGCTGCGGGAGACCTCACCGATCCCGGTCGCGCTCGACGAGAGCCTGCGCCACCCGAGCGACCTGGCGACGTTCGTGAAGCTGAACGCCGTGGACGTGGCGATCGCCAAGGTGCAGCGCAGCGGCGGCCTGACTCTGTCCCGGCGGCTCTGCGCTCTGGCCGAGGACGCCGGGGTGCGGCTCATGGGGTCCGGCCTCACCGACTCCGACCTGGGCCTCGCTGCCTCGCTGCACCTGTTCGCCGCGTACGGGATCGACACCCCGGTCGACCTCAACGGGCGGCAGTTCCTCACCTCCTCCTACGCCACCGGCGCGACGGTCGAGGTGAAGGACGGGACCGCGCGGGTGCCGACAGGGCCGGGCCTCGGCGTCGAGGTCGACGAGTCGGTGGTGCGGGAACTCGCCGTGGACGTGCTGGCCCGGTAG